A region from the Tachyglossus aculeatus isolate mTacAcu1 chromosome Y4, mTacAcu1.pri, whole genome shotgun sequence genome encodes:
- the PI4KB gene encoding phosphatidylinositol 4-kinase beta isoform X3 produces the protein MAISYLYKSKEPGVQAYIGNRLFCFGDDEVDFYLPQLLNMYVHMGEGVGDAVRPYVVHRCRLSTDFSLRCALLLAAYASDMHISAQRHSRGTKLRRLILSDELRPPPRRRQPPDAGLSPSRRTHQRSKSDATVGASLGGAGGLKRTASNPRVEPEDEALSSSAESVDNSFSSPVRLAPEREFIKSLMAIGKRLATLPTKEQKTQRLISELSLLNHKLPARVWLPTAGFDHHVVRVPHTQAVVLNSKDKAPYLIYVEVLECENFDAASVPARIPENRIRSTRSVENLPDCGAAHEQRAGGFTTVPNYDHDDEAWSVDDIGELHVELPEGHTSSCDNISQFSVDSITSLESKEPVFIAAGDIRRRLSEQLAHTPTAFKRDPEDPSAVALKEPWQEKVRRIREGSPYGHLPNWRLLSVIVKCGDDLRQELLAFQVLKQLQVKKQSQLSLLPYFLQEHGSPTTEAFLSAQRNFVQSCAGYCLVCYLLQVKDRHNGNILLDAEGHIIHIDFGFILSSSPRNLGFETSAFKLTPEFVDVMGGLDGDMFNYYKMLMLQGLIAARKHMDRVVQIVEIMQQGSQLPCFHGSSTIRTLKERFHMSMTEEQLQLLVEQMVDGSVRSLTTKLYDGFQYLTNGIM, from the exons ATGGCCATCTCGTACCTGTACAAGTCCAAGGAGCCCGGCGTCCAGGCCTACATCGGCAACCGGCTGTTCTGCTTCGGCGACGACGAGGTGGACTTCTACCTGCCGCAGCTGCTCAACATGTACGTGCACATGGGCGAGGGGGTGGGCGACGCCGTCCGGCCCTACGTGGTCCACCGCTGCCGCCTCAGCACGGACTTCTCGCTGCGCTGCGCCCTGCTGCTGGCCGCCTACGCCTCCGACATGCACATCTCCGCCCAGCGCCACTCGCGCGGGACCAAGCTGCGCCGCCTCATCCTGTCGGACGAGCTGCGGCCCCCGCCCCGGCGCCGCCAGCCCCCCGACGCCGGCCTGTCCCCGTCCCGCCGCACCCACCAGCGCTCCAAGTCCGACGCCACGGTCGGGGCCAGCCTGGGCGGCGCGGGAGGCCTCAAGCGCACCGCCAGCAACCCCAGGGTCGAGCCCGAGGACGAG gcgcTCTCCTCCAGCGCCGAGAGCGTTGATAATTCATTCAGCTCA CCCGTCCGCCTGGCCCCCGAGCGCGAGTTCATCAAGTCCCTCATGGCCATCGGCAAGCGGCTGGCCACGCTGCCCACCAAGGAGCAGAAGACGCAGCGCCTCATCTCCGAGCTGTCGCTGCTCAACCACAAGCTGCCCGCCCGCGTCTGGCTGCCCACCGCCGGCTTCGACCACCACGTCGTGCGGGTGCCCCACACGCAGGCCGTCGTCCTCAACTCCAAGGACAag gCTCCGTACCTGATCTACGTGGAAGTCCTGGAATGTGAAAACTTTGACGCCGCCAGCGTCCCGGCCCGGATTCCCGAGAACCGGATCCGGAGCACGCGGTCGGTGGAGAACCTGCCGGACTGCGGCGCGGCCCACGAGCAGCGGGCGGGCGGCTTCACCACCGTCCCCAACTACGACCACGACGACGAGGCCTGGTCCGTGGACGACATCGGCGAGCTGCACGTGGAG CTCCCGGAGGGTCACACCAGCAGCTGCGACAACATCTCCCAGTTCTCCGTGGACAGCATCACCAGCCTGGAGAGCAAGGAGCCCGTGTTCATCGCCGCCGGGGACATCAG GCGGCGCCTCTCGGAGCAGCTGGCCCACACGCCCACCGCCTTCAAGCGGGACCCGGAGGACCCCTCGGCCGTGGCCCTCAAGGAGCCGTGGCAGGAGAAAGTGCG GCGGATCCGGGAGGGGTCCCCCTACGGACACCTCCCCAACTGGCGCCTCCTGTCCGTCATCGTCAAATGCGGGGACGACCTGCGCCAGGAGCTCCTCGCCTTCCAGGTGCTCAAACAGTTGCAG GTGAAGAAGCAGTCGCAGCTGTCGCTGCTGCCCTACTTCCTGCAGGAGCACGGCAGCCCCACCACCGAGGCCTTCCTCTCCGCCCAGCGCAACTTCGTCCAGAGCTGCGCCGGCTACTGCCTCGTCTGCTACCTGCTGCAGGTCAAGGACAG GCACAACGGGAACATCCTGCTGGACGCCGAAGGCCACATCATCCACATCGACTTCGGCTTCATCCTGTCCAGCTCCCCCCGCAACCTGGGCTTCGAGACGTCCGCCTTCAAGCTGACCCCCGAGTTTGTGGAC GTGATGGGCGGCCTGGACGGCGACATGTTCAACTACTACAAGATGCTGATGCTGCAGGGGCTGATCGCCGCCCGCAAGCACATGGACCGCGTGGTGCAGATCGTGGAGATCATGCAGCAAG GCTCGCAGCTGCCCTGCTTCCACGGGTCGAGCACCATCCGCACCCTGAAGGAGCGTTTCCACATGAGCATGACggaggagcagctgcagctgcTGGTGGAGCAGATGGTGGATGGCAGCGTGCGCTCCCTCACCACCAAGCTCTACGACGGCTTCCAGTACCTCACCAACGGCATCATGTAG
- the PI4KB gene encoding phosphatidylinositol 4-kinase beta isoform X1 — translation MGDPASEPAASPPAPPGGSPLGVISEGAGELTLIDAEVAQKACRRVLEQAKLSLDGGPPGPGPHPAAAAPPLPAAAAAAPGRQSWLLRLFESKLFDVSMAISYLYKSKEPGVQAYIGNRLFCFGDDEVDFYLPQLLNMYVHMGEGVGDAVRPYVVHRCRLSTDFSLRCALLLAAYASDMHISAQRHSRGTKLRRLILSDELRPPPRRRQPPDAGLSPSRRTHQRSKSDATVGASLGGAGGLKRTASNPRVEPEDEALSSSAESVDNSFSSPVRLAPEREFIKSLMAIGKRLATLPTKEQKTQRLISELSLLNHKLPARVWLPTAGFDHHVVRVPHTQAVVLNSKDKAPYLIYVEVLECENFDAASVPARIPENRIRSTRSVENLPDCGAAHEQRAGGFTTVPNYDHDDEAWSVDDIGELHVELPEGHTSSCDNISQFSVDSITSLESKEPVFIAAGDIRRRLSEQLAHTPTAFKRDPEDPSAVALKEPWQEKVRRIREGSPYGHLPNWRLLSVIVKCGDDLRQELLAFQVLKQLQSIWEQERVPLWIRPYKILVISADSGMIEPVVNAVSIHQVKKQSQLSLLPYFLQEHGSPTTEAFLSAQRNFVQSCAGYCLVCYLLQVKDRHNGNILLDAEGHIIHIDFGFILSSSPRNLGFETSAFKLTPEFVDVMGGLDGDMFNYYKMLMLQGLIAARKHMDRVVQIVEIMQQGSQLPCFHGSSTIRTLKERFHMSMTEEQLQLLVEQMVDGSVRSLTTKLYDGFQYLTNGIM, via the exons ATGGGGGACCCGGCGTCCGAGCCGGCggcgtcgccccccgccccgcccggagGGTCTCCGCTCGGCGTCATCTCGGAGGGCGCGGGCGAGCTGACGCTCATCGACGCCGAGGTGGCTCAGAAGGCCTGCCGCCGGGTCCTGGAGCAGGCCAAGCTCTCGCTGGACGGGGGGccgcccggcccgggcccccaccccgccgccgcgGCACCGCCGCTGCCCGCCGCGGCCGCGGCCGCCCCGGGCCGGCAGTCGTGGCTGCTGCGGCTGTTCGAGTCGAAGCTGTTCGACGTGTCCATGGCCATCTCGTACCTGTACAAGTCCAAGGAGCCCGGCGTCCAGGCCTACATCGGCAACCGGCTGTTCTGCTTCGGCGACGACGAGGTGGACTTCTACCTGCCGCAGCTGCTCAACATGTACGTGCACATGGGCGAGGGGGTGGGCGACGCCGTCCGGCCCTACGTGGTCCACCGCTGCCGCCTCAGCACGGACTTCTCGCTGCGCTGCGCCCTGCTGCTGGCCGCCTACGCCTCCGACATGCACATCTCCGCCCAGCGCCACTCGCGCGGGACCAAGCTGCGCCGCCTCATCCTGTCGGACGAGCTGCGGCCCCCGCCCCGGCGCCGCCAGCCCCCCGACGCCGGCCTGTCCCCGTCCCGCCGCACCCACCAGCGCTCCAAGTCCGACGCCACGGTCGGGGCCAGCCTGGGCGGCGCGGGAGGCCTCAAGCGCACCGCCAGCAACCCCAGGGTCGAGCCCGAGGACGAG gcgcTCTCCTCCAGCGCCGAGAGCGTTGATAATTCATTCAGCTCA CCCGTCCGCCTGGCCCCCGAGCGCGAGTTCATCAAGTCCCTCATGGCCATCGGCAAGCGGCTGGCCACGCTGCCCACCAAGGAGCAGAAGACGCAGCGCCTCATCTCCGAGCTGTCGCTGCTCAACCACAAGCTGCCCGCCCGCGTCTGGCTGCCCACCGCCGGCTTCGACCACCACGTCGTGCGGGTGCCCCACACGCAGGCCGTCGTCCTCAACTCCAAGGACAag gCTCCGTACCTGATCTACGTGGAAGTCCTGGAATGTGAAAACTTTGACGCCGCCAGCGTCCCGGCCCGGATTCCCGAGAACCGGATCCGGAGCACGCGGTCGGTGGAGAACCTGCCGGACTGCGGCGCGGCCCACGAGCAGCGGGCGGGCGGCTTCACCACCGTCCCCAACTACGACCACGACGACGAGGCCTGGTCCGTGGACGACATCGGCGAGCTGCACGTGGAG CTCCCGGAGGGTCACACCAGCAGCTGCGACAACATCTCCCAGTTCTCCGTGGACAGCATCACCAGCCTGGAGAGCAAGGAGCCCGTGTTCATCGCCGCCGGGGACATCAG GCGGCGCCTCTCGGAGCAGCTGGCCCACACGCCCACCGCCTTCAAGCGGGACCCGGAGGACCCCTCGGCCGTGGCCCTCAAGGAGCCGTGGCAGGAGAAAGTGCG GCGGATCCGGGAGGGGTCCCCCTACGGACACCTCCCCAACTGGCGCCTCCTGTCCGTCATCGTCAAATGCGGGGACGACCTGCGCCAGGAGCTCCTCGCCTTCCAGGTGCTCAAACAGTTGCAG TCCATCTGGGAGCAGGAGCGCGTGCCTCTGTGGATCAGACCCTACAAGATCCTGGTCATCTCGGCCGACAGCGGCATGATCGAGCCCGTGGTCAACGCGGTGTCCATCCACCAGGTGAAGAAGCAGTCGCAGCTGTCGCTGCTGCCCTACTTCCTGCAGGAGCACGGCAGCCCCACCACCGAGGCCTTCCTCTCCGCCCAGCGCAACTTCGTCCAGAGCTGCGCCGGCTACTGCCTCGTCTGCTACCTGCTGCAGGTCAAGGACAG GCACAACGGGAACATCCTGCTGGACGCCGAAGGCCACATCATCCACATCGACTTCGGCTTCATCCTGTCCAGCTCCCCCCGCAACCTGGGCTTCGAGACGTCCGCCTTCAAGCTGACCCCCGAGTTTGTGGAC GTGATGGGCGGCCTGGACGGCGACATGTTCAACTACTACAAGATGCTGATGCTGCAGGGGCTGATCGCCGCCCGCAAGCACATGGACCGCGTGGTGCAGATCGTGGAGATCATGCAGCAAG GCTCGCAGCTGCCCTGCTTCCACGGGTCGAGCACCATCCGCACCCTGAAGGAGCGTTTCCACATGAGCATGACggaggagcagctgcagctgcTGGTGGAGCAGATGGTGGATGGCAGCGTGCGCTCCCTCACCACCAAGCTCTACGACGGCTTCCAGTACCTCACCAACGGCATCATGTAG
- the PI4KB gene encoding phosphatidylinositol 4-kinase beta isoform X2 has protein sequence MGDPASEPAASPPAPPGGSPLGVISEGAGELTLIDAEVAQKACRRVLEQAKLSLDGGPPGPGPHPAAAAPPLPAAAAAAPGRQSWLLRLFESKLFDVSMAISYLYKSKEPGVQAYIGNRLFCFGDDEVDFYLPQLLNMYVHMGEGVGDAVRPYVVHRCRLSTDFSLRCALLLAAYASDMHISAQRHSRGTKLRRLILSDELRPPPRRRQPPDAGLSPSRRTHQRSKSDATVGASLGGAGGLKRTASNPRVEPEDEPVRLAPEREFIKSLMAIGKRLATLPTKEQKTQRLISELSLLNHKLPARVWLPTAGFDHHVVRVPHTQAVVLNSKDKAPYLIYVEVLECENFDAASVPARIPENRIRSTRSVENLPDCGAAHEQRAGGFTTVPNYDHDDEAWSVDDIGELHVELPEGHTSSCDNISQFSVDSITSLESKEPVFIAAGDIRRRLSEQLAHTPTAFKRDPEDPSAVALKEPWQEKVRRIREGSPYGHLPNWRLLSVIVKCGDDLRQELLAFQVLKQLQSIWEQERVPLWIRPYKILVISADSGMIEPVVNAVSIHQVKKQSQLSLLPYFLQEHGSPTTEAFLSAQRNFVQSCAGYCLVCYLLQVKDRHNGNILLDAEGHIIHIDFGFILSSSPRNLGFETSAFKLTPEFVDVMGGLDGDMFNYYKMLMLQGLIAARKHMDRVVQIVEIMQQGSQLPCFHGSSTIRTLKERFHMSMTEEQLQLLVEQMVDGSVRSLTTKLYDGFQYLTNGIM, from the exons ATGGGGGACCCGGCGTCCGAGCCGGCggcgtcgccccccgccccgcccggagGGTCTCCGCTCGGCGTCATCTCGGAGGGCGCGGGCGAGCTGACGCTCATCGACGCCGAGGTGGCTCAGAAGGCCTGCCGCCGGGTCCTGGAGCAGGCCAAGCTCTCGCTGGACGGGGGGccgcccggcccgggcccccaccccgccgccgcgGCACCGCCGCTGCCCGCCGCGGCCGCGGCCGCCCCGGGCCGGCAGTCGTGGCTGCTGCGGCTGTTCGAGTCGAAGCTGTTCGACGTGTCCATGGCCATCTCGTACCTGTACAAGTCCAAGGAGCCCGGCGTCCAGGCCTACATCGGCAACCGGCTGTTCTGCTTCGGCGACGACGAGGTGGACTTCTACCTGCCGCAGCTGCTCAACATGTACGTGCACATGGGCGAGGGGGTGGGCGACGCCGTCCGGCCCTACGTGGTCCACCGCTGCCGCCTCAGCACGGACTTCTCGCTGCGCTGCGCCCTGCTGCTGGCCGCCTACGCCTCCGACATGCACATCTCCGCCCAGCGCCACTCGCGCGGGACCAAGCTGCGCCGCCTCATCCTGTCGGACGAGCTGCGGCCCCCGCCCCGGCGCCGCCAGCCCCCCGACGCCGGCCTGTCCCCGTCCCGCCGCACCCACCAGCGCTCCAAGTCCGACGCCACGGTCGGGGCCAGCCTGGGCGGCGCGGGAGGCCTCAAGCGCACCGCCAGCAACCCCAGGGTCGAGCCCGAGGACGAG CCCGTCCGCCTGGCCCCCGAGCGCGAGTTCATCAAGTCCCTCATGGCCATCGGCAAGCGGCTGGCCACGCTGCCCACCAAGGAGCAGAAGACGCAGCGCCTCATCTCCGAGCTGTCGCTGCTCAACCACAAGCTGCCCGCCCGCGTCTGGCTGCCCACCGCCGGCTTCGACCACCACGTCGTGCGGGTGCCCCACACGCAGGCCGTCGTCCTCAACTCCAAGGACAag gCTCCGTACCTGATCTACGTGGAAGTCCTGGAATGTGAAAACTTTGACGCCGCCAGCGTCCCGGCCCGGATTCCCGAGAACCGGATCCGGAGCACGCGGTCGGTGGAGAACCTGCCGGACTGCGGCGCGGCCCACGAGCAGCGGGCGGGCGGCTTCACCACCGTCCCCAACTACGACCACGACGACGAGGCCTGGTCCGTGGACGACATCGGCGAGCTGCACGTGGAG CTCCCGGAGGGTCACACCAGCAGCTGCGACAACATCTCCCAGTTCTCCGTGGACAGCATCACCAGCCTGGAGAGCAAGGAGCCCGTGTTCATCGCCGCCGGGGACATCAG GCGGCGCCTCTCGGAGCAGCTGGCCCACACGCCCACCGCCTTCAAGCGGGACCCGGAGGACCCCTCGGCCGTGGCCCTCAAGGAGCCGTGGCAGGAGAAAGTGCG GCGGATCCGGGAGGGGTCCCCCTACGGACACCTCCCCAACTGGCGCCTCCTGTCCGTCATCGTCAAATGCGGGGACGACCTGCGCCAGGAGCTCCTCGCCTTCCAGGTGCTCAAACAGTTGCAG TCCATCTGGGAGCAGGAGCGCGTGCCTCTGTGGATCAGACCCTACAAGATCCTGGTCATCTCGGCCGACAGCGGCATGATCGAGCCCGTGGTCAACGCGGTGTCCATCCACCAGGTGAAGAAGCAGTCGCAGCTGTCGCTGCTGCCCTACTTCCTGCAGGAGCACGGCAGCCCCACCACCGAGGCCTTCCTCTCCGCCCAGCGCAACTTCGTCCAGAGCTGCGCCGGCTACTGCCTCGTCTGCTACCTGCTGCAGGTCAAGGACAG GCACAACGGGAACATCCTGCTGGACGCCGAAGGCCACATCATCCACATCGACTTCGGCTTCATCCTGTCCAGCTCCCCCCGCAACCTGGGCTTCGAGACGTCCGCCTTCAAGCTGACCCCCGAGTTTGTGGAC GTGATGGGCGGCCTGGACGGCGACATGTTCAACTACTACAAGATGCTGATGCTGCAGGGGCTGATCGCCGCCCGCAAGCACATGGACCGCGTGGTGCAGATCGTGGAGATCATGCAGCAAG GCTCGCAGCTGCCCTGCTTCCACGGGTCGAGCACCATCCGCACCCTGAAGGAGCGTTTCCACATGAGCATGACggaggagcagctgcagctgcTGGTGGAGCAGATGGTGGATGGCAGCGTGCGCTCCCTCACCACCAAGCTCTACGACGGCTTCCAGTACCTCACCAACGGCATCATGTAG
- the ZNF687 gene encoding LOW QUALITY PROTEIN: zinc finger protein 687 (The sequence of the model RefSeq protein was modified relative to this genomic sequence to represent the inferred CDS: deleted 2 bases in 1 codon) — protein sequence MGDMKTPDFDDLLAAFDIPDIDANEAIHSGPEEAGEAPVKAEPGGGGEAPDPGLPPPDISAVSVIVKNTVCPEQPAAEPPAPGAGGEGARPGPPREGGGGGGGGPRLLQNGFGGPDPPPGPRSPADGWKAPEGPAARGPLDLFAHFEAKPGSPAPGPPAPGPPRPPKDEPGTPLGDGAAGRGDREEGGEEEEEVGENGEEEAGAAGGEGPGAAAAAAAAEAGEEAAGRSASSGAEGADEDSNADSPGSARPLKVRIKTVKTSCGNVTRTVTRVAPGPGPPAGKAAVVVPAVPVVPPKADGAPVVRVQPARAAGPGGGGPGGGGPPISRSQSSLVEAFNRVLNGKSLLPVYRPNLRPPAEAGLALPPLGYRCLECGDAFSLERSLARHYDRRSLRIEVTCSHCTRRLVFFNKCSLLLHAREHKDRGLVMQCSHLVMRPVALDQMVGRPDVAGDGPAEPPPPAPSSSSSSSSSSSSAAAAAAAAYTCFRCLECKEQCRDKAGMAAHFQQTPAAGAAASATVCPTCPMMLPSRCSFGAHQRMHKNRPPHVCPECGGNFLQANFQTHLREACLHFSRRIGYRCPSCAVVYGGAGSIKSHIQTAHCEVFHKCPVCPMAFKSAPSAHAHVYTQHPGFSNQPAKLIYKCAMCDTVFTHKPLLSSHFDQHLLPQRVSVFKCPSCPLLFAQKRTMTEHLKNSHQASQAGEEGAAKDAGALPLPPPPPPRPEPAEPPVVTRAGPSDESSSSSEEEEEEEEEEEEEGPPSSPDPPRAAKRARRGAAGRGGRRGPGGGAGGGGGGWTCGLCQAWFPERDEYVAHMKKEHGKAVKKFPCRLCERSFCSAPSLRRHVRVNHEGIKRVYPCRYCTEGKRTFSSRLILEKHVRVRHGLQPGTPPRPALAPRPRPRRRPGKGARAGGGGRRRRGLASSDSCGEEPDSTTPPDKPPRGPLRCRRCGHGAPGPAELQAHVAQAHGGGGGGGGGPGPQQCTDCGLCFASPGSLSRHRFISHKKKRAAGGPRPEERGPPSPPSPPPGSGLACEVCGQSCDSPLRLKTHFRTHGMAFIRARQGGSGDG from the exons ATGGGGGACATGAAGACCCCGGACTTCGACGACCTGCTGGCCGCCTTCGACATCCCGGACATCGACGCCAACGAGGCCATCCACTCGGGCCCCGAGGAGGCGGGCGAGGCCCCGGTGAAGGCGGAGCCCGGCGGCGGGGGCGAGGCCCCGGACCCCGGCCTGCCGCCCCCCGACATCTCGGCCGTCAGCGTCATCGTGAAGAACACGGTGTGCCCGGAGCAGCCGGCCGCCGAGCCGCCcgcgccgggggccgggggggagggggcccggccGGGACCCCCCAGGgagggcggcggcggtggcggcggcggcccccgcCTCCTGCAGAACGGCTTCGGCGGGCCCgaccccccgcccggcccccgctCGCCGGCCGACGGCTGGAAGGCCCCGGAGGGCCCGGCCGCCCGGGGCCCCCTGGACCTGTTCGCTCACTTCGAGGCCAAG CCGGGCTCCCCCGCCCCGGGGCCCCCCGCGCCGGGCCCCCCGCGGCCCCCCAAGGACGAGCCCGGGACCCCCCTCGGCGACGGGGCCGCGGGGCGGGGTGaccgggaggaagggggggaggaggaggaggaggtgggggagaacggGGAGGAAGAGGCCGGGGCCGCGggcggggaggggcccggggccgccgccgccgccgccgcggcggAGGCCGGGGAGGAGGCGGCGGGGCGCAGCGCGTCCAGCGGGGCCGAGGGGGCCGACGAGGACAGCAACGCCGACTCGCCCGGCTCGGCCCGGCCCCTCAAGGTGCGCATCAAGACCGTCAAGACGTCCTGCGGGAACGTCACCCGCACCGTCACCCGCgtggccccgggccccggccccccggcggGCAAGGCGGCCGTGGTGGTGCCCGCGGTGCCCGTGGTGCCGCCCAAGGCCGACGGGGCCCCGGTGGTGCGGGTGCAGCCGGCCCGGGCCgcggggccgggcggcggggggccgggcggcgggggcCCGCCCATCTCGCGCTCCCAGTCGAGCCTGGTGGAGGCCTTCAACCGCGTGCTGAACGGCAAGAGCCTGCTGCCCGTCTACCGGCCCAACCTGCGGCCGCCGGCCGAGGCGGGCCTGGCCCTGCCGCCCCTGGGCTACCGCTGCCTGGAGTGCGGGGACGCCTTCTCCCTGGAGCGCAGCCTGGCCCGCCACTACGACCGCCGCAGCCTGCGCATCGAGGTCACCTGCAGCCACTGCACGCGCCGCCTGGTCTTCTTCAACAAGTGCAGCCTGCTGCTGCACGCCCGCGAGCACAAGGACCGCGGCCTGGTGATGCAGTGCTCCCACCTCGTCATGCGGCCCGTGGCCCTGGACCAGATGGTGGGCCGCCCGGACGTGGCCGGCGACGGCCCGGCCgagcccccgccgcccgccccctcctcctcctcctcctcctcctcctcctcctcctccgccgccgcggcCGCTGCCGCCGCCTACACCTGCTTCCGCTGCCTGGAGTGCAAGGAGCAGTGCCGGGACAAGGCGGGCATGGCCGCCCACTTCCAGCAGACGCCTGCCGCCGGAGCCGCCGCCTCGGCCACG GTGTGCCCCACGTGCCCCATGATGCTGCCCAGCCGCTGCAGCTTCGGCGCCCACCAGCGCATGCACAAGAACCGCCCGCCCCACGTGTGCCCCGAGTGCGGCGGCAACTTCCTGCAGGCCAACTTCCAGACCCACCTGCGCGAGGCCTGCCTCCACTTCTCCCGCCGCATCGGCTACCG CTGCCCGAGCTGCGCCGTGGTGTACGGAGGGGCCGGCTCCATCAAGTCGCACATCCAGACGGCCCACTGCGAGGTTTTCCACAAGTGCCCCGTCTGCCCCATGGCCTTCAAGTCGGCCCCGAGCGCCCACGCCCACGTCTACACGCAGCACCCCGGCTTCAGCAACCAGCCGGCCAA GCTGATCTACAAGTGCGCCATGTGTGACACCGTCTTCACCCACAAGCCCCTGCTGTCGTCCCACTTCGACCAGCACCTGCTGCCCCAGCGCGTCAGCGTCTTCAagtgcccctcctgccccctgctcTTCGCCCAGAAACGCACCATGACCGAGCACCTCAAg AACAGCCACCAGGCATCGCAGGCGGGCGAGGAGGGCGCGGCCAAGGACGCGGGGGCCCTGCCcctgccgcccccgccgccgcccaggCCCGAGCCCGCGGAGCCGCCCGTCGTCACGCGCGCCGGGCCCTCCGACGAGTCGTCGTCCTcctcggaggaggaggaagaggaggaggaggaagaggaggaggaggggccgccCAGCTCCCCCGACCCGCCCCGGGCGGCCAAGCGGGCGCGGCGC GGAGCcgccgggcggggggggcggcgcgggccgggcgggggggcgggtgggggcggcgggggctggACCTGCGGCCTCTGCCAGGCCTGGTTCCCCGAGCGCGACGAGTACGTGGCCCACATGAAGAAGGAGCACGGCAAG GCGGTGAAGAAGTTCCCGTGCCGCCTGTGCGAGCGCTCCTTCTGCTCCGCCCCCAGCCTGCGGCGGCACGTCCGCGTCAACCACGAGGGCATCAAGCGCGTCTACCCGTGCAG GTACTGCACCGAGGGCAAGCGCACGTTCAGCAGCCGCCTGATCCTGGAGAAGCACGTGCGCGTGCGGCACGGCCTCCAGCCCGGcaccccgccccggcccgccctGGCCCCGCGCCCCCGTCCCCGCCGCCGCCCAGGTAAGGGGgcccgggcgggcgggggggggcggcgg CGGCGCGGGCTGGCGTCCTCGGACTCGTGCGGCGAGGAGCCGGACAGCACCACGCCGCCCGACAAGCCCCCGCGCGGGCCCCTGCGCTGCCGCCGCTGCGGCCAcggagcccccggccccgccgagcTGCAGGCGCACGTGGCCCAGGCccacggcggcggcgggggcggcggcgggggtccCGGGCCCCAACAGTGCACGGACTGCGGCCTCTGCTTCGCCTCCCCCGGCTCCCTCAGCCGCCACCGCTTCATCAGCCACAAGAAGAAGCGGGCGGCCGGGGGTCCGCGCCCCGAGGAGCGGGGCCCGCCCTCGCCCCCGTCCCCGCCGCCGGGGTCCGGCCTGGCCTGCGAGGTCTGCGGCCAGAGCTGCGACAGCCCCCTGCGCCTCAAGACGCACTTCCGCACCCACGGCATGGCCTTCATCCGGGCGCGCCAGGGGGGCAGCGGCGACGGCTAG